The Saccharopolyspora gloriosae genome has a segment encoding these proteins:
- a CDS encoding bifunctional diguanylate cyclase/phosphodiesterase, translating to MKVANELWLPDVAALVSGPDGIVVRASDQAAELAGETLPEELVGRRLTELLVPDGAAWRLRSRGPSVSLVRTAVWPHHDDGRLLVTVLLDVSDLATALGRLSSDKQVWLTEAERAAEQGDPSLHDVQRMARIGTWQWDPRTDVLRLSATLRELTGQAADMRMSFEDYLDAVHPDDRAWVRDTWYPFVSHQHPVEVEHRYLRPDGAVRVFRLHGSATRDPDGNVILIGTTQDITEQRASDPSLRYRATHDVVTGLPNRAAVQELLSALPGRSDADSLAVLACRIDNFKRVITSLGHDAGDELLVLLARRLIDGLGEECTVARIAGEDEFLIICSDLAAAGGLEALTGRVSGLVRTPVPVRDHLLQVSASIGAAIHDEPSDDLEGLLRFATAAMSQATQHGIDQVRRAEPALMASADQQVRVEGQLRDAVRRDGLRLHYQPVVATDGSIIGAEALVRWPHPERGLLSPGTFLPVAERGGLLRELDEWVLRTALRDAARWPCSHGAVHIAVNLTGLVPGDPAFGDVIAEAVAESGIDWHRIVLELVETELADPRTHTRRGMLRLARRGARFAIDDFGTGHSSLARLKHLPAELIKVDRQFVAGIEHDAADRAMTHAIVDMAHALGRRCIAEGVETAGQFHVLRDLGADAYQGWLFAHALPEPEFATLLRHTPLYVPPPSA from the coding sequence GTGAAGGTCGCGAACGAATTGTGGCTGCCCGACGTAGCCGCGCTGGTCAGTGGCCCGGACGGCATCGTGGTGCGGGCCAGCGACCAGGCCGCGGAACTCGCCGGAGAAACCCTCCCCGAGGAACTGGTCGGGCGGCGGCTGACCGAGCTGCTGGTGCCTGACGGCGCGGCGTGGCGGCTGCGTTCCCGTGGTCCGAGCGTCAGCCTGGTCCGCACCGCGGTGTGGCCGCACCACGATGACGGCCGGCTGTTGGTGACCGTTCTGCTGGACGTTTCCGACCTCGCCACCGCACTGGGCCGGTTGTCCTCCGACAAGCAGGTCTGGCTGACCGAGGCGGAGCGCGCCGCGGAGCAGGGGGACCCGTCGCTGCACGACGTGCAGCGCATGGCCCGCATCGGCACGTGGCAGTGGGATCCGCGCACCGACGTGCTGCGCTTGTCGGCGACGTTGCGCGAACTCACCGGTCAAGCCGCCGACATGCGCATGTCGTTCGAGGACTACCTGGACGCGGTGCACCCCGACGATCGAGCGTGGGTGCGCGACACCTGGTATCCCTTCGTCTCCCACCAGCACCCGGTCGAGGTCGAACACCGGTACCTGCGGCCCGACGGGGCGGTGCGGGTCTTCCGGTTGCACGGCTCGGCGACCAGGGACCCCGACGGCAACGTGATCCTGATCGGCACCACGCAGGACATCACCGAACAACGGGCTTCCGACCCGTCGCTGCGATACCGGGCCACCCACGACGTGGTGACCGGATTGCCCAACCGCGCCGCCGTGCAGGAACTGCTCAGCGCCCTGCCCGGCCGATCCGACGCCGACAGCCTCGCCGTGCTCGCCTGCCGCATCGACAACTTCAAACGCGTCATCACCTCGTTGGGCCACGACGCCGGAGACGAGCTGCTGGTGTTGCTGGCCCGGCGGCTGATCGACGGACTCGGCGAGGAGTGCACGGTCGCGCGCATCGCCGGTGAGGATGAGTTCCTGATCATCTGCTCGGATCTGGCCGCGGCGGGCGGGCTGGAAGCGTTGACCGGCCGCGTCTCCGGGCTCGTGCGCACCCCGGTGCCGGTGCGCGATCACCTCTTGCAGGTGTCGGCTTCGATCGGTGCCGCGATCCACGACGAGCCCAGCGACGACCTCGAGGGTTTGCTGCGATTCGCCACCGCCGCGATGAGCCAGGCGACCCAGCACGGCATCGACCAGGTCCGCCGGGCCGAGCCCGCGCTGATGGCTTCGGCGGACCAGCAGGTTCGCGTCGAAGGCCAGTTGCGGGACGCGGTGCGCCGCGACGGGCTGCGGCTGCACTACCAGCCGGTGGTCGCCACCGACGGCTCGATCATCGGTGCGGAAGCGTTGGTCCGGTGGCCGCACCCTGAACGGGGCCTGCTCAGTCCGGGCACGTTCCTGCCGGTCGCCGAACGGGGCGGGCTGCTGCGTGAACTGGACGAGTGGGTGCTGCGCACAGCGCTGCGCGATGCCGCCCGCTGGCCGTGTTCGCACGGCGCGGTGCACATCGCGGTCAACCTCACCGGCCTCGTACCCGGCGATCCCGCGTTCGGCGATGTCATCGCCGAGGCCGTGGCCGAATCCGGCATCGACTGGCACCGCATCGTCCTCGAACTGGTCGAGACCGAACTGGCCGATCCGCGCACTCACACCCGCCGAGGAATGCTGCGCTTGGCCCGGCGCGGAGCGCGTTTCGCCATCGACGACTTCGGCACCGGCCACTCGTCGCTGGCGCGCCTCAAGCACCTGCCCGCGGAGCTGATCAAAGTCGATCGGCAATTCGTCGCCGGAATCGAACACGACGCCGCGGATCGGGCGATGACTCACGCCATCGTCGACATGGCCCACGCGCTGGGCCGCCGCTGCATCGCCGAAGGCGTGGAGACCGCCGGGCAGTTCCACGTGCTGCGCGACCTCGGAGCCGACGCCTACCAAGGCTGGCTGTTCGCCCACGCGCTGCCCGAACCCGAGTTCGCCACCCTCCTGCGGCACACGCCGTTGTACGTGCCCCCGCCCAGCGCATGA
- a CDS encoding GAF domain-containing protein, protein MTRDGSARLQALLALGDGDRSSSMLELICERAVSALAVSGAGITALSQLADETLPQRGLVEATNTISHQLDSLQLTVGEGPCLDAFASNAPVLVADLAADGARWPGFTPAARELGAAAVFSFPLLVGAVRLGSFNVYRSATGPLGEQELTDALLLAEAATQALLEQIGGRGTEDAVWLTDTHTAVHEATGMAAAQLAVTMDVALLRLRAHAYTHELLVTDVAKQVTDRTLRFGAGTTE, encoded by the coding sequence ATGACCCGAGATGGGAGCGCCCGGCTGCAAGCGCTGCTCGCGCTGGGCGACGGTGATCGGTCCAGCTCGATGCTGGAGCTGATCTGCGAGCGTGCGGTGTCCGCGCTGGCGGTGTCCGGAGCCGGCATCACCGCGCTGTCGCAGTTGGCCGACGAAACGCTGCCGCAGCGCGGTTTGGTGGAGGCCACGAACACGATCAGCCACCAGCTCGACAGCCTTCAACTCACCGTCGGCGAAGGTCCCTGCCTCGACGCGTTCGCCTCCAACGCCCCCGTCCTGGTCGCGGACCTGGCCGCCGACGGGGCGCGCTGGCCCGGGTTCACCCCGGCCGCCCGCGAGCTCGGTGCGGCGGCGGTGTTCTCGTTCCCGTTGTTGGTCGGTGCCGTCCGGTTGGGTTCGTTCAACGTGTACCGGAGCGCGACGGGGCCTCTCGGTGAACAAGAGCTCACCGACGCGCTGCTGCTGGCCGAAGCCGCCACCCAAGCGCTGTTGGAGCAGATCGGCGGGCGCGGCACCGAGGACGCGGTGTGGCTGACCGACACCCACACCGCCGTCCACGAAGCGACCGGCATGGCCGCCGCGCAGCTCGCCGTGACGATGGACGTCGCTCTGCTGCGCCTGCGCGCGCACGCCTACACCCACGAGCTGCTGGTCACCGACGTGGCCAAGCAGGTCACCGATCGGACGTTGCGCTTCGGTGCGGGCACGACCGAATGA
- a CDS encoding malate dehydrogenase, protein MTKAPVTVTVTGAAGQIGYALLFRIASGQLIGADTPIKLRLLEIPQAVKAAQGTAMELDDCAFPLLSSVDVFDDARAAFEGTNVALLVGARPRTKGMERGDLLEANGGIFKPQGEAINAGAADDVKVLVVGNPANTNALIAQSHAPDVPAERFTAMTRLDHNRALTQLAQKLGTTVNEIKKLTIWGNHSATQYPDLFHAEVDGKIAAEQVERSWLADEFIPTVAKRGAAIIEARGASSAASAANAAIDHVHTWVNGTPDGDWTSAGVVSDGSYGVPEGIISSFPVTAKDGKFNIVQGLDIDEFSRQRIDASVGELVEERDAVRGLGLI, encoded by the coding sequence ATGACCAAAGCGCCCGTCACCGTCACCGTCACCGGTGCCGCTGGCCAGATCGGCTACGCGCTGCTGTTCCGGATCGCTTCCGGGCAGCTCATCGGGGCGGACACCCCGATCAAGCTCCGCTTGCTGGAGATCCCGCAGGCCGTCAAGGCCGCGCAGGGCACCGCGATGGAGCTCGACGACTGCGCGTTCCCGCTGTTGAGCAGTGTCGACGTGTTCGACGACGCGCGTGCCGCGTTCGAGGGCACCAACGTCGCGCTGCTGGTGGGCGCACGCCCGCGCACCAAGGGCATGGAGCGCGGTGACCTGCTGGAGGCCAACGGCGGTATCTTCAAGCCGCAGGGCGAAGCGATCAACGCCGGTGCCGCCGACGACGTGAAGGTGCTGGTCGTCGGCAACCCGGCGAACACCAACGCGCTGATCGCCCAGTCCCACGCCCCCGACGTGCCCGCGGAGCGGTTCACCGCGATGACGCGCCTGGACCACAACCGGGCGCTCACGCAGCTGGCGCAGAAGCTGGGCACCACGGTCAACGAGATCAAGAAGCTCACGATCTGGGGCAACCACTCCGCCACCCAGTACCCGGACCTGTTCCACGCCGAGGTCGACGGCAAGATCGCCGCCGAGCAGGTGGAGCGCTCCTGGCTGGCCGACGAGTTCATCCCCACCGTCGCCAAGCGCGGCGCGGCGATCATCGAGGCCCGCGGCGCGTCCTCGGCGGCGTCGGCGGCGAACGCGGCGATCGACCACGTCCACACTTGGGTCAACGGCACCCCCGACGGTGACTGGACCTCCGCCGGTGTCGTCTCCGACGGCTCCTACGGTGTGCCGGAGGGCATCATCTCGTCGTTCCCGGTCACCGCGAAGGACGGGAAGTTCAACATCGTGCAGGGCCTGGACATCGACGAGTTCTCCCGCCAGCGCATCGACGCTTCGGTCGGCGAGCTCGTCGAGGAGCGCGACGCGGTCCGCGGACTCGGCCTGATCTGA
- a CDS encoding GAF and ANTAR domain-containing protein — protein MNAEHEQRLAEAFVALADTLVDDFDILDFLGTLAERAADLLSVSAAGVVLSDQRGGLATTAASSERARVLELVAVQTDDGPCRDCLRTGAVVTSSDLSAERDRWPRFASAAEQHGYRAATAVPMRLRDHVIGALTLLNAEAEGVDDTSTQLGQALADVATISILQQRAVDRTEILSEQLQATLNNNVTVAQARGVLAEHGDISLPEAHSLLRRHARQHGRRLSELAHDVAVGDVHATAVLVASSAPSRQHAEAAQPAVQYDAHPE, from the coding sequence ATGAATGCGGAGCATGAACAACGCTTGGCCGAGGCTTTCGTCGCGCTGGCCGACACTTTGGTCGACGACTTCGACATCCTCGATTTTCTCGGCACGCTCGCCGAGCGGGCCGCTGATCTGCTCAGCGTCTCGGCGGCCGGGGTCGTGCTCTCGGACCAGCGCGGCGGGCTGGCCACCACGGCCGCCTCTTCCGAGCGGGCGCGGGTGCTGGAGCTCGTCGCCGTCCAGACCGATGACGGGCCGTGCCGGGACTGCCTGCGCACCGGCGCCGTGGTGACCAGTTCCGATTTGAGCGCGGAGAGGGACAGGTGGCCCCGGTTCGCTTCCGCCGCCGAACAGCACGGCTATCGGGCGGCCACAGCTGTGCCCATGCGGCTGCGCGACCACGTGATCGGCGCCCTGACCCTGCTCAACGCCGAGGCCGAAGGTGTCGACGACACCAGCACGCAGCTCGGGCAAGCTCTTGCCGACGTCGCCACCATCAGCATCTTGCAGCAGCGCGCCGTGGACCGGACCGAGATCCTGTCCGAACAACTCCAAGCCACTCTCAACAACAACGTGACCGTCGCGCAGGCCCGCGGTGTGCTCGCCGAACACGGCGACATCAGCCTGCCCGAGGCGCATTCCCTGCTGCGCAGGCACGCGCGGCAGCACGGCAGGCGACTGTCCGAGCTCGCCCACGACGTCGCCGTCGGCGACGTCCACGCCACCGCCGTGCTCGTCGCTTCCTCGGCGCCGTCGCGGCAGCACGCCGAAGCCGCACAACCAGCCGTCCAGTACGACGCCCACCCGGAGTGA